The following coding sequences lie in one Klebsiella huaxiensis genomic window:
- the trxA gene encoding thioredoxin TrxA: MSDKIIHLTDDSFDTDVLKADGLTLVDFWAEWCGPCKMIAPILDEIAEEYQGKLTIAKLNIDQNPGTAPKYGIRGIPTLLLFKNGEVAATKVGALSKGQLKEFLDANLA, encoded by the coding sequence ATGAGCGATAAAATTATTCACCTGACTGACGACAGTTTTGACACGGACGTACTCAAGGCTGACGGGCTAACCCTCGTCGATTTCTGGGCAGAGTGGTGTGGTCCGTGCAAAATGATCGCCCCGATTCTGGATGAGATCGCTGAAGAGTATCAGGGCAAACTGACCATTGCGAAACTGAACATCGATCAGAACCCGGGTACTGCGCCGAAATACGGCATTCGCGGCATCCCGACTCTGCTGCTGTTCAAAAATGGCGAAGTTGCAGCAACCAAAGTTGGTGCGCTGTCTAAAGGCCAGTTGAAAGAGTTCCTCGACGCCAACCTGGCGTAA
- the rhlB gene encoding ATP-dependent RNA helicase RhlB: MSKTHLTEQKFSDFALHPAVIEALEKKGFHNCTPIQALALPLTLEGRDVAGQAQTGTGKTMAFLTSTFHYLLTHPAIADRQVNQPRALIMAPTRELAVQIHADAEPLAQTAGLKLGLAYGGDGYDKQLKVLESGVDILIGTTGRLIDYAKQNHINLSAIQVVVLDEADRMYDLGFIKDIRWLFRRMPPANQRLNMLFSATLSYRVRELAFEQMNNAEYVEVEPEQKTGHRIKEELFYPSNEEKMRLLQTLLEEEWPDRAIIFANTKHRCEDIWGHLAADGHRVGLLTGDVAQKKRLRILDEFTRGDIDILVATDVAARGLHIPAVTHVFNYDLPDDCEDYVHRIGRTGRAGASGHSISLACEEYALNLPAIETYIGHSIPVSKYNPDALMTDLPRALRLTRPRPGNGPRRNGPPRNRRRSG; this comes from the coding sequence ATGAGCAAAACACACTTAACAGAACAGAAGTTTTCCGACTTCGCCCTGCACCCGGCAGTGATTGAAGCCCTTGAAAAAAAAGGGTTTCATAATTGCACACCCATCCAGGCACTCGCTCTCCCGCTGACGCTGGAAGGTCGTGATGTTGCCGGGCAGGCGCAAACCGGTACCGGTAAAACGATGGCGTTTCTGACGTCAACGTTTCATTATCTTCTCACTCACCCGGCCATTGCTGACCGCCAGGTCAACCAGCCGCGCGCACTGATCATGGCTCCGACCCGCGAACTGGCAGTGCAGATCCACGCTGATGCAGAACCGCTGGCACAGACTGCCGGTCTGAAGCTCGGCCTCGCATACGGCGGCGACGGCTACGACAAGCAGTTGAAAGTACTGGAAAGCGGCGTTGATATCCTGATCGGAACCACCGGCCGCCTTATCGACTACGCCAAACAGAACCATATCAACCTCAGCGCCATTCAGGTTGTTGTCCTCGACGAAGCCGATCGCATGTACGATCTCGGCTTTATTAAAGATATTCGCTGGCTGTTCCGTCGTATGCCGCCGGCCAATCAGCGCCTGAACATGCTGTTTTCTGCCACCCTTTCTTATCGCGTGCGTGAACTGGCGTTCGAGCAAATGAACAACGCCGAATACGTCGAAGTCGAGCCGGAGCAGAAAACAGGTCACCGAATTAAAGAAGAGTTATTCTATCCTTCCAACGAAGAAAAAATGCGCCTGCTGCAGACGCTGCTGGAAGAAGAGTGGCCGGATCGCGCCATTATCTTCGCCAACACCAAACATCGTTGTGAAGATATCTGGGGTCACCTGGCGGCGGACGGCCATCGCGTTGGTCTGTTGACCGGCGATGTCGCACAGAAAAAACGCCTGCGCATTCTCGACGAATTCACTCGCGGCGATATCGATATTCTGGTCGCCACCGACGTTGCCGCCCGCGGCCTGCATATCCCAGCGGTTACTCACGTCTTTAACTACGACCTACCGGACGATTGTGAAGACTACGTTCACCGCATCGGTCGTACTGGACGCGCTGGCGCTAGCGGTCACTCAATCAGCCTGGCTTGTGAAGAGTACGCGTTGAATCTGCCGGCTATCGAAACCTATATTGGACATTCGATTCCGGTGAGCAAATACAATCCAGATGCGCTCATGACCGATCTGCCCAGGGCACTACGTCTGACGCGTCCGCGTCCGGGTAACGGTCCACGCCGTAACGGTCCGCCACGTAACCGTCGTCGTTCAGGTTAA